The following are from one region of the bacterium genome:
- a CDS encoding NifB/NifX family molybdenum-iron cluster-binding protein produces the protein MVVAIPTTRESEDSAIDPRFGRANSFVLFDSSSGKLVETLPNPYADARGGAGIQVCQMLINKGVKAVIVTQIGPNSMSMLQSAGVKIFSAPAGVTAKQAFDSFVKGELEEITEIKRR, from the coding sequence ATGGTAGTAGCAATACCGACAACAAGAGAGAGTGAGGATTCAGCAATAGATCCAAGGTTTGGTAGAGCAAACTCGTTCGTTTTGTTTGATTCATCCTCTGGGAAACTTGTAGAGACACTTCCTAATCCTTATGCGGATGCTCGTGGTGGTGCTGGTATTCAGGTGTGCCAGATGTTGATAAATAAAGGGGTAAAGGCTGTGATTGTTACTCAGATAGGACCCAATTCCATGTCTATGTTACAATCTGCTGGAGTGAAGATTTTCTCCGCGCCGGCAGGCGTGACAGCAAAGCAAGCTTTTGATTCCTTCGTTAAGGGAGAATTAGAGGAAATAACAGAAATAAAAAGGAGGTGA
- a CDS encoding EamA family transporter: MHNWIPYALVATLMWGLWGFFAKIAADKIGSGYTFLSSFLGSLLLLPIYMLLFGKGFAKNVNAYYLLAAAAGISSSLGTPFFYKAVSITESSRVVVLTSLYPIITTILAIGVLREALTIKKLLGIALAFMGAVLISI; this comes from the coding sequence ATGCATAACTGGATACCATATGCATTGGTGGCTACTTTGATGTGGGGTTTATGGGGATTTTTTGCAAAGATTGCAGCTGATAAAATAGGTAGTGGATACACATTTCTCTCAAGTTTTCTTGGCTCTTTGCTGTTGTTGCCCATTTACATGCTCCTTTTCGGCAAAGGCTTCGCCAAGAATGTTAACGCGTACTACTTGCTCGCTGCGGCGGCAGGCATAAGTTCGAGTCTCGGGACGCCGTTTTTCTACAAAGCTGTTAGCATAACCGAGTCGTCAAGAGTTGTTGTTCTAACATCGCTTTATCCTATAATAACGACAATACTTGCTATAGGTGTTCTTCGTGAGGCTCTAACCATTAAGAAACTTTTGGGCATAGCGCTTGCTTTTATGGGTGCTGTGCTCATTAGCATTTGA
- a CDS encoding DUF5320 domain-containing protein → MPWGDRTGPWGAGPMTGRGLGYCAGYPHPGYVVPGWGGRWLGRAARYVYPIWFGGWGRGWRWRNWYYLTGLPGWARWGAPYYPYAGYEPTPEEEEKFLRTTAQNLRKQIEEIERRLQEIQERMKKSEQE, encoded by the coding sequence ATGCCGTGGGGAGATAGAACAGGCCCATGGGGCGCAGGCCCAATGACTGGCAGGGGCCTTGGATATTGCGCTGGATACCCTCACCCTGGCTATGTCGTCCCAGGTTGGGGCGGAAGATGGCTTGGTAGAGCTGCAAGGTATGTATACCCCATCTGGTTCGGTGGCTGGGGAAGAGGATGGAGATGGCGCAATTGGTACTATCTTACCGGTTTGCCCGGCTGGGCTCGATGGGGAGCACCATACTATCCTTACGCAGGCTACGAGCCAACGCCTGAAGAAGAAGAGAAGTTCCTGCGAACCACTGCTCAGAATCTGCGCAAACAGATTGAGGAAATAGAGAGGAGATTGCAGGAAATACAGGAGCGGATGAAAAAATCAGAACAAGAATAA
- a CDS encoding CoB--CoM heterodisulfide reductase iron-sulfur subunit B family protein, with translation MKYALFLGCTVPTRALNYELSARKVAEKLGIELVDIPEFSCCGFPIRSVKQEAGFLMAARNLALAEKQGLNIVTLCSACVETLQEANYHFRKDPEYLKHFNEKLKRFGLSYNGSIEVKHFARMLYEDYGIEEIKKHVVRPLEGIRVAAHYGCHYIKPSEIYGNLDDPENPHTLDELIEVTGAESIFYREKDKCCGGAILGVREDIALKMTKAKLDAVKEAQADALILICPFCSVMYEGNQRKVEHEFGTEYKIPVLYYPQLLGLALGFEPNEVGFKFNRVKAKAFLEKLAGQPVG, from the coding sequence ATGAAATACGCACTTTTTCTTGGATGCACCGTTCCAACGAGAGCCCTAAATTATGAACTTTCAGCAAGAAAAGTAGCAGAAAAGCTTGGCATAGAACTCGTTGATATTCCTGAATTCAGTTGCTGCGGTTTTCCGATAAGGTCAGTGAAACAAGAAGCAGGATTTCTTATGGCAGCGCGAAACCTCGCTCTGGCGGAAAAGCAAGGTCTTAATATAGTAACCCTATGTTCTGCGTGTGTTGAAACTCTTCAGGAAGCTAACTATCATTTCAGAAAAGACCCCGAGTATCTCAAGCATTTCAACGAAAAACTTAAGCGTTTTGGATTGAGCTACAACGGAAGTATCGAAGTCAAACATTTCGCCAGAATGCTTTACGAGGACTATGGAATCGAAGAGATAAAAAAGCATGTAGTAAGACCGCTTGAGGGTATAAGAGTTGCTGCTCACTATGGTTGCCATTACATAAAACCGTCGGAAATATACGGAAACCTTGACGACCCTGAAAATCCTCATACGCTTGATGAGTTGATAGAAGTTACGGGAGCTGAATCTATATTTTATCGCGAGAAGGACAAATGCTGTGGTGGAGCTATTTTGGGCGTAAGGGAAGACATAGCGCTTAAGATGACGAAAGCAAAATTGGATGCAGTAAAAGAGGCGCAGGCTGACGCGCTTATATTAATTTGCCCCTTCTGCTCTGTAATGTATGAGGGGAATCAGCGGAAAGTGGAACACGAATTTGGAACCGAGTACAAAATACCAGTGCTTTACTATCCACAGCTTCTCGGCTTGGCATTGGGATTTGAACCCAATGAAGTAGGATTCAAGTTTAACCGCGTGAAAGCAAAGGCATTCCTTGAGAAGCTCGCTGGTCAACCCGTTGGTTAA
- the pheS gene encoding phenylalanine--tRNA ligase subunit alpha: protein MKMELSELREKLEKLISEAQKAAKSASPDELIKLRPKFLGRKGELSQIMRLLGQLPQDVRPQAGKLANEAKRKLEDIFATVEEKPRKAEKVFDPTLPGRYHELGSIHPIRQVLREIVDIFYGMGFSVASGPEIETEYYNFDALNTPEDHPARDIQDTFYLPKKNWLLRTQTSPVQIRVMESRKPPIKIIAPGRCFRRDAIDATHYYTFHQVEGLYVDHDVTLADLKGVLTAFAKKLLGEDVEVRFRPHFFPFTEPSVEYDFSCPVCKGKGCRICKYTGWIEISGAGMVDPEVFKAVGYDPDEYQGFAWGMGVERIAMVKFGIDDIRLFYENDLAFLRQF from the coding sequence GTGAAAATGGAGCTTTCCGAGCTTCGCGAAAAACTTGAGAAACTAATTTCTGAAGCCCAAAAGGCAGCAAAATCCGCCAGTCCAGACGAGTTAATAAAGCTACGCCCAAAATTCCTTGGCCGCAAAGGAGAACTCTCCCAGATAATGCGTCTTCTCGGTCAACTCCCACAGGATGTAAGGCCACAAGCAGGAAAACTCGCCAACGAAGCCAAAAGAAAACTTGAGGACATATTCGCAACCGTTGAGGAAAAACCAAGAAAGGCGGAAAAAGTATTTGACCCAACATTACCCGGAAGATACCACGAACTTGGCTCAATACATCCCATAAGGCAGGTTCTCCGTGAAATAGTTGACATATTCTATGGCATGGGATTCTCTGTCGCGTCAGGTCCCGAAATAGAGACGGAATATTATAATTTTGACGCTCTTAATACCCCCGAAGACCACCCTGCAAGAGACATACAAGATACATTTTATCTTCCGAAAAAGAATTGGCTTCTACGCACCCAGACATCGCCCGTTCAAATAAGAGTAATGGAGAGCAGAAAACCGCCCATAAAAATAATAGCGCCAGGACGGTGTTTCCGCCGAGATGCGATAGATGCCACGCATTATTACACATTTCATCAAGTTGAAGGGCTCTATGTAGACCATGATGTCACGCTGGCAGACCTTAAAGGTGTGCTTACTGCGTTTGCCAAGAAGCTTTTGGGCGAGGATGTCGAGGTAAGATTTCGCCCACACTTTTTCCCCTTCACCGAACCATCCGTCGAATACGACTTTTCATGCCCCGTATGCAAGGGCAAGGGTTGCAGAATTTGCAAATACACTGGCTGGATTGAAATATCAGGCGCAGGAATGGTTGATCCTGAGGTATTCAAAGCCGTCGGCTACGACCCAGACGAATATCAAGGTTTCGCATGGGGAATGGGCGTTGAAAGAATAGCGATGGTAAAATTTGGTATAGATGACATAAGGCTTTTCTACGAAAACGATCTCGCCTTTTTAAGGCAATTCTAA
- the rplT gene encoding 50S ribosomal protein L20, with the protein MRNIPKVPAHRKRRKFVKAAKGYFGARKRLYRTAREAVERAWQYQYIHRKLRKREFRRLWIARINAAAREYGISYSKLIGALKKANIKLNRKMLALLAFENPQAFREVLVSAGLVPQEG; encoded by the coding sequence ATGAGAAACATACCAAAAGTACCAGCCCATAGGAAAAGAAGAAAGTTCGTAAAAGCAGCAAAAGGTTATTTCGGTGCCAGAAAAAGACTCTACCGCACTGCACGCGAGGCAGTAGAAAGAGCTTGGCAATACCAATACATACACAGAAAACTTAGAAAGCGTGAGTTCCGCAGATTGTGGATAGCAAGGATAAACGCAGCGGCAAGGGAATACGGCATATCGTATTCAAAACTTATAGGCGCATTAAAAAAAGCTAACATAAAACTGAACAGGAAGATGCTTGCGCTCCTTGCTTTTGAAAATCCTCAGGCTTTCAGGGAAGTATTGGTATCAGCAGGCCTTGTCCCGCAAGAGGGGTGA
- a CDS encoding 4Fe-4S binding protein — protein sequence MPKIEESLCTGCGVCERFCPVGAIKIVDGKAVINKDLCTNCGICVERCPFGAIYYEDEIPVAGKEEGEPTSAHQIPNIGMGYGMGFGPGRGLGRGMGWGRRHGGRGLGRGMGRGLGRGKRRIG from the coding sequence ATTCCTAAAATTGAGGAATCGCTATGCACTGGATGCGGTGTATGCGAAAGGTTTTGCCCCGTTGGTGCCATAAAAATTGTCGATGGGAAAGCAGTTATTAATAAGGATTTGTGCACTAATTGCGGGATTTGCGTTGAGAGATGTCCCTTTGGGGCTATTTACTATGAAGATGAAATTCCTGTAGCTGGAAAAGAGGAAGGTGAGCCGACTTCCGCGCATCAAATTCCAAATATTGGTATGGGTTATGGAATGGGGTTTGGTCCAGGAAGAGGTCTCGGTCGCGGTATGGGATGGGGCAGGAGACATGGTGGAAGAGGCCTTGGTCGAGGTATGGGTAGAGGTCTGGGCAGGGGAAAGCGAAGGATTGGCTAA
- the infC gene encoding translation initiation factor IF-3 produces the protein MNRSRDTLKPRVNERIRVKRVRVIGPDGKQLGIMPTAEALQRAYDMDLDLIEIAPHENPPVCKIMNYGKYLYELKKREKELKKKQVGTQLKEIRLTSRIGEHDFNVKLKKIREFLEHGYRVKVSLRFRGREITHRELGEELLRRIANQTQDLGKVDFGPKLEGQFMVIQIVPFGRKARKS, from the coding sequence GTGAACCGAAGTAGAGATACCTTAAAACCGCGTGTAAACGAACGGATAAGGGTAAAAAGAGTACGGGTTATAGGGCCTGACGGCAAACAACTTGGGATAATGCCCACGGCGGAAGCATTGCAGCGAGCATACGACATGGACCTCGACCTTATAGAGATAGCTCCACATGAAAATCCGCCAGTTTGCAAGATAATGAATTATGGAAAGTACCTTTACGAACTCAAAAAGCGCGAAAAGGAGCTTAAAAAGAAGCAGGTAGGAACCCAGCTTAAAGAAATAAGGCTTACATCGCGAATAGGTGAACACGACTTCAATGTCAAACTAAAAAAGATTCGGGAATTTCTCGAACACGGCTACAGAGTAAAAGTTTCTCTAAGGTTCAGAGGACGAGAGATAACGCATCGCGAACTCGGCGAGGAATTGTTGCGGCGAATAGCGAATCAAACGCAGGACCTTGGAAAAGTTGACTTCGGCCCAAAGCTTGAAGGACAGTTTATGGTTATCCAGATAGTGCCTTTCGGAAGAAAAGCGAGGAAAAGCTAA
- the rpmI gene encoding 50S ribosomal protein L35, which produces MPKLKTKRGVRRRFKITKTGKVLAYHAGKIHFKRRKRANTKRKLRQKQILATGDAKRVKKMLPYA; this is translated from the coding sequence ATGCCAAAGTTGAAAACGAAAAGAGGAGTAAGGCGTCGCTTCAAAATAACGAAAACTGGAAAAGTTCTTGCATACCATGCAGGCAAAATCCACTTTAAGCGGCGAAAAAGAGCTAACACCAAGCGCAAACTGCGCCAGAAACAGATTCTTGCAACGGGTGACGCCAAGAGAGTAAAGAAAATGTTACCGTATGCTTAA
- a CDS encoding 4Fe-4S dicluster domain-containing protein produces MEVIKADELDPTFVDEVKNTPGGELITRCFACGTCTVSCPVREIDDVFNPRKIIHMVLLGMRDKVLNSEFVWLCSGCVACQERCPQGITITELMMALKNIAVKHGIVHDAFKLQAAEVYKFGRLYEVGDLNKRRQKLGLPEIPEQPEPIRKILDEESVGKVAKSVIEETSSQEESK; encoded by the coding sequence ATGGAAGTAATAAAGGCTGATGAACTCGACCCAACATTCGTCGATGAGGTTAAGAACACTCCCGGTGGGGAGCTTATAACGAGATGTTTTGCGTGCGGCACATGCACGGTATCCTGTCCGGTCCGCGAAATAGATGATGTATTCAACCCGAGAAAAATTATTCACATGGTTCTTTTGGGTATGCGGGACAAGGTGCTTAACAGCGAATTCGTATGGCTTTGCTCAGGTTGTGTGGCATGCCAAGAACGGTGTCCACAAGGTATAACTATAACTGAGCTTATGATGGCGCTTAAGAACATCGCCGTTAAACATGGGATAGTGCACGATGCTTTCAAGCTTCAGGCGGCAGAAGTTTACAAGTTCGGAAGATTATACGAGGTGGGCGACTTAAATAAAAGAAGACAGAAACTCGGATTACCAGAAATACCAGAACAACCTGAACCGATAAGGAAAATTCTTGACGAGGAAAGTGTTGGTAAAGTAGCAAAATCGGTAATAGAAGAAACATCCAGCCAGGAAGAAAGCAAATAG
- a CDS encoding tetratricopeptide repeat protein translates to MNNLAKITLSFLLLLSTICLAQPESVALESFIEGIAEEYFNENLSAALEKFLMAELFNPKEAAIKIQIAEILFLAGEYERALKKIDEALLLSPKDCDALLLKAKILTELGECEQAAKIIKSLPTAIPEDYLGIAQCLLDKKLYKLAENVLTAGLERFPESENLKLKLANIYLHEKKVEQAKNILVSHIKSKPRSKELRYILSQIYIYSNFHDSAFIVFKDYLVNFPFYQDSIKSFAQELLFSPLSINYKDSVIVYIAKYMPEYMVKLTFDYRYWLLYHGFSQHATEILRAISQKTADLSIANLLMGIYYEDIWCDDSALIKYMQVMNANPLFEAYINSAFIYLNYGFIDSAVYIIKEGIKIFHGSKSFWYWGGMVLLSAKEYELASHFLAEACRLSPTKTKFVYSGPAGVSVDLNFDSRFGLADSRERAGARPEAISILTELIREYNNNPKLLNYLGYIMADDSFKLDSAIDMIKKALSYESKNPAYIDSYGWALYRLGKYEESLSWLKKAYILMPNDPVILEHVGDVFSSTGMADSAMYYWKKALDRDPGNKIVLMKIIKAMER, encoded by the coding sequence ATGAACAACTTGGCTAAAATAACATTATCTTTTCTGCTTTTGCTAAGCACCATTTGCCTTGCACAGCCCGAATCTGTGGCATTGGAAAGCTTTATTGAGGGAATAGCTGAGGAATACTTCAACGAAAACTTATCTGCCGCGCTCGAGAAATTCTTAATGGCTGAGCTTTTCAACCCCAAAGAAGCAGCAATAAAAATTCAGATCGCGGAGATTTTATTCCTTGCGGGCGAATACGAGAGGGCACTTAAAAAGATTGACGAAGCTTTACTTCTTTCACCGAAAGATTGCGACGCGTTACTTTTGAAGGCGAAAATACTTACCGAACTTGGCGAATGTGAGCAGGCAGCAAAAATTATCAAATCATTGCCTACAGCTATTCCTGAGGATTATCTTGGCATCGCTCAGTGTTTACTCGATAAAAAATTGTATAAACTGGCCGAAAATGTTCTTACCGCTGGTCTTGAGAGATTTCCTGAATCGGAAAATTTAAAACTTAAGCTTGCCAATATATATCTTCACGAAAAGAAGGTCGAGCAAGCTAAAAATATCCTTGTTTCGCACATAAAATCAAAACCCAGATCCAAAGAACTTAGATATATTTTATCGCAAATATATATTTATTCTAACTTTCACGACTCCGCTTTTATCGTGTTTAAGGATTATTTGGTTAATTTTCCGTTTTATCAAGATTCAATAAAATCCTTTGCCCAAGAATTACTTTTTTCGCCATTATCAATTAATTATAAAGATAGTGTTATCGTTTATATTGCTAAATATATGCCAGAATACATGGTCAAACTAACTTTCGATTATAGATATTGGCTTTTATATCATGGATTTTCACAGCATGCAACGGAAATATTGCGCGCAATTTCCCAAAAAACCGCTGACTTATCAATAGCAAATTTGCTCATGGGGATTTACTATGAAGACATATGGTGTGATGATTCCGCACTTATAAAATATATGCAAGTGATGAATGCTAATCCCCTATTTGAAGCATATATAAATTCCGCTTTCATATATCTTAACTATGGCTTTATAGATAGTGCTGTATATATTATAAAAGAGGGAATAAAAATCTTTCACGGCTCCAAATCATTCTGGTATTGGGGAGGTATGGTTCTCCTCTCAGCCAAAGAATATGAGTTGGCTTCCCATTTCCTCGCGGAAGCATGCAGATTAAGTCCTACTAAAACTAAATTCGTATATTCGGGACCTGCAGGTGTTTCCGTGGACCTGAATTTTGACTCAAGATTTGGGCTTGCAGACTCAAGAGAAAGGGCTGGAGCAAGACCAGAGGCAATATCAATACTTACTGAACTTATTCGTGAATATAACAACAACCCAAAGTTGCTAAACTATCTTGGATATATAATGGCAGATGATAGCTTCAAACTTGATTCTGCTATAGATATGATAAAAAAAGCTCTATCGTATGAGTCAAAAAACCCCGCATATATAGACAGCTACGGATGGGCACTATATAGATTGGGCAAATACGAGGAATCACTCTCATGGCTCAAAAAAGCTTATATATTAATGCCAAACGATCCAGTAATACTTGAGCATGTGGGTGATGTTTTTTCATCAACAGGAATGGCAGATTCAGCAATGTATTACTGGAAAAAAGCGCTTGACAGGGACCCAGGAAACAAAATTGTTCTGATGAAAATAATAAAAGCTATGGAGAGATAG
- a CDS encoding ATP-binding protein has translation MKQVVVISGKGGTGKTTITSALARLVPKKVLVDADVDAANLEFVVSAKISSKEQYSDAEVAYIDPEKCTNCDLCRQNCRFDAISFDGTTYIVDEHACEGCKVCEWVCPVGAVEMRSIISGYVKRSDTPYGPLWHGELTAGRENSGKMVTYLRERAAEEAMEYGYDWLVIDGAPGVGCQVIASVTGVDAAIAVTEPTLSAMHDLERVIKLISHFKIPVAIVINKFDINESVAAQIRRWADENNVPVLSMLPFDRRITDAIVGGKSPIEIGDPGITDSISKIWDWMRSFSE, from the coding sequence ATGAAACAAGTAGTCGTAATAAGCGGAAAAGGTGGTACGGGGAAAACTACGATAACATCTGCATTAGCGAGACTTGTGCCGAAAAAGGTCTTGGTGGATGCTGATGTTGATGCCGCAAACCTCGAATTCGTGGTAAGCGCTAAGATATCCTCTAAAGAACAGTATAGCGATGCTGAAGTAGCATACATTGACCCGGAAAAATGCACAAATTGTGATTTATGCCGTCAAAACTGCAGGTTCGATGCTATATCGTTTGATGGGACCACATATATCGTTGACGAACATGCCTGTGAGGGATGCAAGGTGTGCGAATGGGTATGTCCTGTAGGTGCAGTGGAAATGAGAAGCATTATAAGTGGTTATGTTAAGAGGTCAGATACCCCGTATGGTCCACTGTGGCACGGTGAACTTACTGCTGGGCGGGAAAATTCCGGTAAAATGGTTACATATCTACGAGAAAGAGCTGCTGAAGAAGCTATGGAGTATGGTTATGATTGGCTTGTTATCGACGGTGCCCCGGGTGTCGGATGTCAGGTTATCGCGTCTGTGACCGGGGTTGATGCTGCGATAGCTGTTACCGAGCCAACTCTGTCAGCCATGCATGACCTCGAAAGGGTGATAAAGCTTATTTCCCATTTTAAAATTCCCGTGGCAATAGTTATAAACAAGTTCGATATAAATGAGTCCGTCGCGGCTCAGATTCGACGATGGGCTGATGAAAATAATGTTCCTGTTTTATCGATGTTGCCGTTCGACAGAAGGATAACTGATGCTATCGTTGGTGGAAAGTCGCCGATCGAAATAGGAGACCCCGGGATAACAGATTCGATATCTAAAATATGGGATTGGATGAGGTCTTTTTCAGAATGA
- a CDS encoding ATP-binding protein, translated as MIVSIASGKGGTGKTTVAVSLALAAQNVTLLDADVEEPNANILLHAQINSVKKATVPFPEVDLNKCDFCEECSKFCAYNAIVVLKGLKVFAVPEMCKSCGGCVLVCPQKAIKEVPREIGYIRHGEKNKIKFIDGDLNVGESFATPLIRQLFDFVVGGDIIVDCPPGAAHPMVESVRRADFVVLVTEPTPFGIHDLKEALIITDSLNKKVGIVVNRADIGDEEVRKLAKEREIPILAEIPYDDRIAKWYSQGQAPVAMSSEWRDKFVELWRKIKALSS; from the coding sequence ATGATAGTTTCGATAGCGAGCGGAAAAGGTGGGACAGGAAAAACGACCGTAGCAGTGTCGCTTGCGCTGGCAGCCCAGAATGTAACTTTGCTCGACGCTGATGTGGAGGAACCAAATGCTAATATTCTTCTTCATGCGCAGATAAATTCGGTAAAAAAGGCAACTGTGCCTTTCCCAGAAGTTGACCTTAATAAGTGTGATTTTTGTGAAGAATGCTCCAAATTCTGCGCCTACAATGCGATAGTGGTTCTTAAAGGGCTTAAGGTATTCGCAGTTCCTGAGATGTGCAAAAGTTGTGGCGGTTGTGTGCTTGTATGTCCGCAGAAAGCGATAAAAGAAGTGCCGCGTGAAATAGGCTACATAAGACATGGTGAAAAGAATAAGATTAAGTTCATCGATGGCGACCTTAATGTGGGAGAATCATTCGCTACACCTCTTATAAGACAGCTTTTCGATTTTGTTGTGGGTGGAGATATCATTGTCGATTGCCCACCTGGTGCTGCCCATCCTATGGTAGAATCTGTTCGGCGGGCGGATTTCGTGGTTCTGGTAACCGAGCCGACACCCTTCGGTATCCATGATCTTAAAGAGGCGCTGATAATAACTGATTCGCTAAACAAGAAAGTCGGAATTGTCGTTAATAGAGCAGATATCGGAGATGAGGAAGTAAGAAAACTTGCTAAAGAGCGCGAGATACCGATACTCGCTGAAATACCTTACGACGACAGGATCGCAAAATGGTATTCTCAAGGACAAGCACCTGTCGCTATGTCGTCTGAATGGCGTGATAAATTTGTTGAACTCTGGAGGAAAATAAAAGCACTATCATCATGA
- the xseA gene encoding exodeoxyribonuclease VII large subunit, which yields MIVERKIYRVSELNNLIKDILDERFPLDVWVTGEIRDFKTHNGNWYFILRDEQAQVECVMWQTYNLNLPWRPQNGVAVEVLCKPTLYAKGGKFELLVKNILPAGKGKRAIEFEMLKEKLRAEGLFDPIHKKPLPQFPFVIGVVTSAKGAAVRDIIKVVRRRAPWTTIIVRHSLVQGDDAPADIIQGIKDFNEYGKVDLIIVGRGGGSEEDLWCFNDEGVARAIFASKIPIISAVGHEIDVTIADFVADRRAPTPSAAAEMAVPDKNELKAKLEQILRRVANLVHNKILMAKRRVDQLHHRAELRHPLRQLDEFRRQLDELRMRAENIVKLNLERAKKRVEHLSEKIKLLSVENTLSRGFSIVWRNGNIIKDSSTLVPNENVVIQFFKGKADAEIKKIKS from the coding sequence ATGATTGTGGAACGGAAAATATATCGCGTTTCGGAACTTAACAATCTCATCAAAGATATTCTTGACGAGAGGTTCCCGCTCGATGTCTGGGTTACAGGCGAAATTCGTGATTTTAAGACCCATAACGGCAATTGGTATTTCATTCTCCGCGACGAGCAGGCGCAAGTGGAGTGTGTAATGTGGCAGACCTATAATCTAAACCTTCCCTGGCGGCCTCAGAATGGCGTTGCGGTTGAAGTCCTTTGCAAGCCAACTCTTTACGCGAAAGGCGGCAAATTCGAATTACTGGTGAAAAACATCCTGCCTGCAGGAAAGGGGAAACGGGCGATAGAATTCGAAATGCTAAAGGAAAAACTCAGGGCAGAAGGGCTTTTCGACCCAATCCACAAAAAACCGCTTCCACAATTTCCGTTCGTCATAGGTGTGGTAACATCTGCTAAGGGCGCTGCTGTAAGAGATATTATAAAAGTGGTTCGCAGACGCGCACCGTGGACAACAATAATAGTGCGTCATTCGCTGGTTCAGGGTGATGACGCCCCAGCCGACATTATTCAAGGGATAAAGGATTTTAACGAATATGGCAAAGTTGATCTAATAATAGTTGGGCGTGGAGGTGGTTCTGAGGAAGACCTATGGTGTTTCAACGATGAGGGCGTTGCGAGGGCTATTTTCGCATCGAAGATACCTATTATCTCGGCTGTTGGGCATGAGATAGATGTTACGATTGCTGATTTTGTTGCTGACAGGCGGGCGCCAACTCCTTCGGCAGCAGCGGAGATGGCTGTGCCAGACAAAAATGAGCTTAAAGCAAAGCTTGAGCAAATCCTCAGGAGAGTGGCGAACCTCGTCCACAACAAGATTCTTATGGCAAAGCGAAGGGTGGACCAATTACACCACAGAGCCGAATTGAGACATCCACTGAGACAGCTTGACGAATTCAGGCGACAACTTGACGAGTTGAGAATGAGAGCCGAGAACATCGTTAAACTAAACCTTGAGCGAGCCAAAAAGAGAGTCGAGCACTTGAGCGAGAAGATAAAGCTTCTTTCCGTTGAGAACACGCTCTCAAGGGGATTTTCCATTGTATGGCGTAATGGTAATATAATTAAAGATAGTTCCACACTCGTTCCAAACGAGAATGTGGTTATTCAGTTTTTCAAAGGCAAAGCCGATGCTGAGATAAAAAAGATAAAAAGCTGA